The Suricata suricatta isolate VVHF042 chromosome 16, meerkat_22Aug2017_6uvM2_HiC, whole genome shotgun sequence genome contains the following window.
CAGTGTTCCTGCTCATTGCTGAAGGCAAGTAAAAGGACCTCTCTGGGCAGCTATTCAGAAAGcttctatatttataaatgtagctTTCCCTTTTGGGCTACAAGATGCTTCCATTTGGACCTTTTCATGATGGGCCTCTGAACAAAAGTCAATTGAAATTTGTTGGCAGGTGAACACTGGAGCACTTGAGGTCCACTGGTGAACCGCCCCTTCCAACCCAGGCAACTTCACCATGCTGTTGTGTCAACATCCACACGGGTCCCCTCAGACACACCCACACTGAGCTGCTGAGTACTAGGGTAAGGGTGGTGGTGTCATGTGGACGGGAAGAACAAAAGAGCCAAGAGGACTGATGGAGTTATACCAAGACTGGAGGGTTGACCAAATGGTGTCCCAGGAGGTTGGGTTGCTGTGAGCCTACACTTGCTACCCAGACTCTGGCTATGAACCTCCTGATAACTCTGCTTTAGTATCTGGCCATTTTCTTATCTAGGCAAAAATATCAGAGGGCTAGAGGTCAGTGTTGTTGAAACAGGCAGTATGAATAGGGCCCAAGAGGAGTTGCCAAGATGGGAGGGgttcttaatccatttatattaGGTTATTTTTTCTAACACTTGAAAGGCATTCTATTAAAGCTTCAGCCAGAAATGGGGGCGCCATGAGAGGGGAGATCCTGACAGGACATGGTGTACAGAAGGGACCGATTGAATCTGATTTTTGTTCCAACAGTAGGGGGATCCACTTCTCCCACACCTGCACACTACCATGTTGTCTaccaagggtgtggagaaacccGCATGAGCTGGCATGGGGAGACATACTGCCTAGTTGGTGGCTACCGGACCTATGGGGATGCTCCTCTGGCCACCCCagcaaagaaagaagcagagaaaccagTTCCTAGACAGGCTCCCAAAAGACATCTACGCGTGACAGAGTCGGACGAAAAGGACGGTTGCCCCAGCCCCAAAATTCCGAGATTGCAGTGCGGTGGCAGGAGGCTCACCCGGAAGAAGCTTGCCGGCTGAGCCACTTTACAGGTAGGGCAAACATGTACCTGCCTAAGACACCTAATGCCTCTTCCTGAAGTGACCCCCTCACTGCCCACCACTAGAAATTAGATCCTGAGCCATTCTGTTTGACCTTCCttaacctggagcctcctttcaTAGTAACTGGTCATGGGCACAGAGCCTTAGAAACTGAGGTTCCAAACGAAAGCCTGCTCTGAACATCCCAGGGCCAAAACTAACCTGGAAGAACACCCGATGTTTCTTTGCTCAGTCCTCTAGAGGCCCTACTTGGGAATAGCAAGAAAGGTTTGTATTCTTTGAGCCAAGGAGGACCCAGGAGCAAAGAGGGTTCAGAGTGGCCTTAGCAGGGGCTCAGTCCATGAGATGGACTCCTGCCCTGAATCATTGCCAACAGCCACCAATTAATAACCAAGAGGGGCTGGGCTTTGTTAAACCAAAAAAAGCAATCTCTGTCTATCATGGGGGCCTCTTGTCTGGAGTGTCAGGAGGCAGAATAAAGAAACCCAGGAAGAGCGGCTCCCCAGGGCCAGACGTTAATGGACAATTTGGTGGCACCACCACGGAGATTCACGTGCCCCTTCATTCCCAGTCCTTTTTAGCCCTGATGGGATTTCTTAGCGTTCCATAAAATGACTTTCTCTAACATCTTTGACTTGAAATCCAGCTTGTCCAAGGCCAGGCCCCATATCTCCCTTTTCCCTTGAAGAACATTTCCACATGGGGTTTCCGGTGCTCTAACATCCTCTGCTAGGTACCTGTTCTCACTGGTCAGGGCCAGTGCTGTGCCAGtggttacttattttgagaagcaCCCCTATGAATGGTGGTACACCATAGCTAATTTGGCTCCTTGCTTTTTCATTCCACCATGTATCAGGGAGATTATGCCATTAATTTACACTCTGCTACTTACATAACTCAGAAGCACAAGGGAGTACTTAGAAGACAGCAAAATATGACCCCAAGGTGTCAACACCTCATAGACAATTTTAAACCTCCATAATTCCTTGAAATAGCTGTCGACAAGCCTTTTGGTTTTCAAGAATCCAAAGATCCTTTCTCTCAAGTAGCCTTCTGCCTCCTGGCCTAAAGCCAAAGCCCCAAGCCACGTAATTCCTGGGAGCAGAATGGCGGACTCTGGGCAGTTGATCCAGGGGGACATCTGCTATGTCTACATCGCAGATTCTCACCAGGCACACTGTGATAAGGTTCCCAGCAGCAGCCCTGCAGTCAGTCCCGAGCTGTGCTTGTTATCTGTCCCACACATGCTTTCCTTCCTGCAGTCCCCATCACACTGGACACCGACTGTCCTCCTGGATCCTGGTCTTTCNNNNNNNNNNNNNNNNNNNNNNNNNNNNNNNNNNNNNNNNNNNNNNNNNNNNNNNNNNNNNNNNNNNNNNNNNNNNNNNNNNNNNNNNNNNNNNNNNNNNTAGAGGACTCTGCTGCTTGGGGAATTTTATCAGAGAATCCAAATACTGAGTGACAGCCACAATGAACGCAGTCCCAGAGTTTCAGTTCTGACTGGGGGAGTGAAAGCTATTTGTCAACCCACAGAAGTGACATGAGTCCAAGAGCCCCTTCCCAGAGCACTGGTTCTACAAGAAGCTACAGGACTGTCTTTGTTTGTTGGGCTGCACAGTTGGCTAACTCCAAACAATTTTCAGATGTGGAAAGGACCCTTAGCTCATCTTCTGGTATGTGTACAGTTAACAGTCTGTAGCTATTGCCTGAGTTACAATTGGACCTGAAAGGCCTCGAAAATGTCATCAATGCCCTGATTACtttgaaatgtataaattttataGTGAACATTCATATACTCACTACTTACATTCTACAACTAACATATTGCTAAGTTTAATTTATCACATCTACCAATTGTTCTTACCATTTTCTTAACAAGTTATACAACATTGGACATTCAAcacctatttcttaaaaatcaccaaaaactCCCAAATTGAGAGAAGAGCATTAGGAGTCTTTATAACCCTACCATAAATGAACTGCTCTTGATTAAACCAAATTTTCTTTCTATGGGAAATATATCCACTATACAAAAATAAGGAACAGGAACTGAAGAACcaattctaaaaagtaaaaatattgaaGTCATGCCAAGCAAACAATTCCCACAACTAAAACTAAACTGACACTGGGGCATGTAACAGAACTATGGTTTGATTTCCTAAAACTGTCTCTAACAGTGTAATTGCTCGTGAACAAATCTTTGAAAAACATTACAGCAGAGTCTTAGGAAACCACCCCTATGCAACAGAGCCCAGGCATTTCAAGATGGGTGGGCCTTGGCGGGTGGCGCTCAGCCCTGAGATCTCGTACCATCTGGAAGACAACCCTGCTCTGTTCCCTTTTGCAGGTGCGGAAGACTACTCGGTCATCGGGGGCAACAAAGTCCACCCTACTCTGCACCTCTgcaagaaaacacaaacacatgggGCCACCCAATGAAGAAGCACGTTCAACCTAGCCTATTccctggaagaaaacacagcaaaaaaTATCACTTTGAAGAGGACAAAGGGATGCTGGAAGTGTACGATTCTTCAAGGAAATCAATGGTTGATTGCTTTACAGTTGTTTGTTATACTGTACATGCTTGTGTTTTATGTACTAATATGGTGTAGTGTTTccatttcacaatttttaaaatcctgaaaaaaatgtacatacaagAAACCTTGTCTATGTTTCGTATTTGGCCCAAATTTTCCAAGATGTCACTCTAAAGTTCAATAaagttgctctttctttttttttaatttctttaatgtttatttatttttgagagagaaggaacaagcaggggaggggcggggtggtgggcaggcacagaatctgaagcaggctccaggctctgagctgtcagtacagagcccaacatggggctcaaacttaggaactgtgagatcattatctgagccaaagacaggggcttaactgactgagccacccaggtgcctcttagtTGTTCTTACTTAATTATTCATCATGTGCTAGGTACTGTGAGCAGATATTTATTCAATTAAAGTCAACCCTCATTTTGTGCCCTTATCTACTTGCAATTTTGACTCCTAGATAAATGAATTTGTAACTCCAAAATCAGTATGTagaactacaaaaagaaaaaaaaattcagtcgcCTGATGCACATGTTCCCAGCCGAGGTCAAACAAGACAATACTCCaccttcttgtttcagctctcattCTGTAATAAATGTCCTTATGGTGGTATAATTAatgccatattttttttattttttgcatttatatgcCTTTTGTTGCTCTCACTGTTTAAAATGGTCCCAAGCACAGTGCTGAAGTGCTACCTAGTGTTCCTAAGCCCAAGAAGGCTGCGATGTGCCTTCCGGAGAAAATACGTGTTCAACAACCTTTGTTCTAACATGATGCTTTAGTACTGCTGGCTGTGAGTTCAGTGTTGAAgtagaaacacacataaaacaaggttatgtatTGATCTGTTGGTGAAAAGGTTGTgcccagaggctcacaggaaccGAATGCTGTATTTCCCTTAAGAgcagtggttcagtatttgctaGTTTCAAAGCAACTTTATAGAANNNNNNNNNNNNNNNNNNNNNNNNNNNNNNNNNNNNNNNNNNNNNNNNNNNNNNNNNNNNNNNNNNNNNNNNNNNNNNNNNNNNNNNNNNNNNNNNNNNNtcaggtcaggatcccacggtttgtgagttcaagccccacattggcttgTCTGCTGTCAATAtgaagccagctttggatcctcagcctacctctctctgcccctcctcgtctcaaaaaaacaaaacattaaaagaagcagcagcaacagcagcagctcTGCAGCCAGGCTGGGCTTTggctggagaggagcaggggaaagCACGGCAGCCCCGTGCTggggccccagccctgctggcagTAACTTGTCCTCCTCGGGATTCCCAAAGCCCCCTCTGCAGAGTCCACCTTTACTACTTCTTCATGCCAGTTATAGATACGCCTGTCATAGCTTTACCATCTGACTAGGAACCTCCTGAGGAGGATCCTGTGTCCACACAAAAGTAGGTTTAAGGATCTAGGTATCCTGAGCCCCAAGAGGAGGAGTTAAGGCAAAATGGCCCTTGcgatgtcttcttttcttttccgtcgccccccacccccttaccAAAACAGCCTTTGGTGCCTGGATACTGTCTCCATTATCTTCAAATCACCAGCATCCAGCACACTGAAAGTTCTCACTTAACATCTGCTGGAGCCTCAAGACCTTACACAGAGCAGATGTTCCACTGCttaattgaaattaatttcaatcgtcaccaatgaaaccaaaagtgTGTCCACTTACTCACATACTCTCAACACcaccatgaaaataaattttatttattttagttagttCTAAGAATATGAAATGGAATCtcatacttttgttttgttttcactgtaTTTCCTTAACTAGTGAAAACAAGTACTGTTTTTCCAAGTGGGAGAGTTTATCATCCATACATCTTCAGAGCAAACTGCCTTTTACAACTACACAAATTGCAGGAAAAAGTCTATTCTTCGCCAAATTGGATATTGAGTTTTTCTGTCTTAATATCACAAGTACTTTTCCTGTATCACTACCACTCCTCAATTTTTTTACCTGCACCCCCAGTTTTTCTACTTTTGTATAGTTGacattattgtttttaagattaagtaatctctacacccagtgtggggtttgaactcacaaccctcagatcaCCAGTTGTATGCTCTCCCTGTacaaccagccaggcacctcagttgacatataatattcttgtcttttttttttttttttcatttcattcaggAAAGAACTCAGGTAAATTACCTTCCCATGTGGATTTAATGTTTCATGTATCACTAACTGTCTAGgacaattgtatttttttttaatttttaaattttttaatgctttttatttttgagagacagagagagacagtgagatcaggggagggtcagagagagagggagacacagtatctgaagcaggctccaggctctgagctagcagtaggcacatagcccaatgcagggctcaaacccacaaactgtgagatcatgaactgagcagaagccagacacttaaccgactgagccacccaggtgcccctataatattattttctagtgtgcaacatagtgattcaacaagtctacaCGTTATGAAATGCTCACTACAGAGAAGCGTAGTTACCATGTGTCACtgtacaaagttattacaatattattgatgatattccctatgctgtacttttcttttcttttttccttgtaggGAACCATGCTGTACATTTCAACTCCATGACTTACTTATATTCTAACTAgaagtctgtacctcttaatctccttcacctatttcacacaTCCCCCCAgtctcctctcctctggcaaccaccagtttgttctctgtatttctgagtttgtttcccttttctttgttgtttgatGTTTATCTGCtatgttttttagattccaccaGCATTGAGATCAAAGAGTCTTTTTCTTTACctgtcttatttcacttcgcattaataccctctaggtccatccatgttgtcacaaaccTCAATTTCTAACAGATATAACATTCTGTTTTTATACAAGAGAGCCCCCTAACTCTGCTAATAATAGTGGCTTCTCGTTTCTAAATATATCTCTATTGTATAGTTAAGAatataattttaggggcacctgggtgactcagtcggttaagtgtccagcttcggctccagtcatgatcccccagttcgtggatttgagtcccgagttgggctctctgctgacagctagctcagagcctggagcctgtcttcagattctgtatctccctctctctgacccttccctgctggtgctgtctctctcagtctctcaaaaaaaaaaaaaaaaaaaaaaaaaaggatataattttaactggtttttaatttaaaaaatttttttcatgttttatttatttttgagagagagagacacagcatgagcagcgggggcagagagagaggaagacacagaatctgaagataggctccaggctctgagctagctgtcagcacagagcccaatgggggcttgaacccacaaactgtgagatcatgacctgaggcgaagccggacacttaaccactcaggcactctgtatttttctttttaaaacgaatttagaattttaatttatctgaAAATTAAGTCCATTTATTAATCACTTTTCTCTCACATCactattcaatgtgctgaatatttaattttaattttttttaggtaggctccacacccaccatggggcttgaactcacaacactgaggtCAGGAGTCAAGcatctactgactgagctagccagaaGCCCCACAACATGTAATTGTAAAATCCCTGatcaggggcatctgagtggctcagtcagttaaatgcccaactcttgagtttggctcaggtcatgatctcacagtttgtgagattcagCTCCATGGCAGACTCcacgctcattctctctctttctctctctctttggcccctcccttgctcacacattctctctctctcaaaataatgaaatgagatgaaatgCCCTATCATGTGTGGGCGTATTCTTCCTTGTCTGTCACGTGTTACGCTCCTATGTCTGAAATATGCCCTGCACCTTCATCTCCTCCCATCTCCTtggcttgctttctctgtctgagCTGATCAGAACAGTTAATCACCAGTGtctcttgaggcacctggatggctcaggcagttgagtgtccatCTGGGACCatgccccaagtcaggctctgtgctgaaggggTGGATactgcttgggactgtctctctccctctctctgcccctcccctactcagacGCATACACAtgactctcactccctctctcaaaataaataaaaatgtaaaaagaaaatccaaatgccAATCAATTGATGAACAGATAACCAAACTGTGGTGTACACATACAATTCTCAGTCAGCTGCTAAAAGGAATGAGGCACTGATAcatgcaatgacatggatgaaccttaagaatatgatgctaaatgaaagaaactaggCATAAANNNNNNNNNNNNNNNNNNNNNNNNNNNNNNNNNNNNNNNNNNNNNNNNNNNNNNNNNNNNNNNNNNNNNNNNNNNNNNNNNNNNNNNNNNNNNNNNNNNNTTCTTTTTGGTGTGAGGAACATGGTCAACAACTGCTTGTAGTGATGATGCACAATTCCGTACACATACATATCTCCGTACAAGCAGATCTCAATAAAGATGTTACAAAGTGCTTAGGGGAACAAAGTTGGGTCAACTGACAAAATGAGAACATggaagatagatttttaaaaagaatgttatcaGTGTTAACCTTAAACGGAAGATGATGCCTGTGTcataaaagtatagaaaataagactttatccttagaaaaaaatatatttatatattgtatatacaatatattatatgtgtgtatgtgtgtatgtgtatatatgatagTGTACTTTATAAAgtcaacaaagtaaaaatgttgATTGTAGGTCCATCTGGGCAAAAGGTATATATAGATACTATTTATTCCTCCAACTTTCCtataattttttcccattcaaaactgtttttaatgttttctatttttgagggagagacagagagagataaacgTGACTGGGAGAGGagcggaaagagagggagacacagaattta
Protein-coding sequences here:
- the LOC115280245 gene encoding DPEP2 neighbor protein-like — its product is MCDRIFFTHSNLSSVPWEGIPAVGGSTSPTPAHYHVVYQGCGETRMSWHGETYCLVGGYRTYGDAPLATPAKKEAEKPVPRQAPKRHLRVTESDEKDGCPSPKIPRLQCGGRRLTRKKLAG